The proteins below are encoded in one region of Deferribacterota bacterium:
- the glgX gene encoding glycogen debranching protein GlgX produces MKNKRTTKKCDVWRGKPYPLGATWNGMGVNFALFSEHAEKVELCLFDNYGQKEIERIQMPEQTDQIWHAYLPEIRPGQIYGYRVYGPYKPNEGFRFNPNKLLLDPYAKSIVGELKWDNSHFGYNMDDPDEDISFDEKDNALFMPKSCVIEQAFTWELDQKLNIPWHETVIYEMHVKGFSKLNAELPESLRGTYAGLGSEPSITYLKKLGITAIELMPIHSFVDDYYLVEKGLRNYWGYNSIGFFAPDMRYSATGEISEFKTMVKALHAAGIEIILDVVYNHTAEGNHLGPTFCFKGIDNTSYYKLIDDNPRYYMDYTGCGNSLNMDNPRVLQLIMDSLRYWILDMHVDGFRFDLAATLARELHEVNRLGSFFDIICQDPIISQVKLIAEPWDLGEGGYQVGNFPPGWAEWNDKYRDCIRKYWKGDGDLIGELAYRITGSSDLYALSGRHPVASINFITAHDGFTLNDLVSYNEKHNEANQEDNKDGTDNNLSWNCGAEGKTDDPEILKLRARQKKNFLATLFLSQGVPMLLMGDEVNRTQEGNNNAYCQDNELTWMHWDFKLEDKKLLKFVRDIISFRKAHPILHRIHFFQGRKIQGTDIKDILWLNPSGEEMSTEEWQQAFARCLGIFLAGSDLTETDEKGRPLSDDHLLILLNAHYELIPFKIPSLLNNGSWEVVFDTFDDKRKGCRYDPDKEYPLESRSLVVLLNPRTEE; encoded by the coding sequence ATGAAGAATAAAAGGACAACAAAAAAATGTGATGTTTGGCGAGGAAAACCTTATCCATTAGGTGCAACATGGAATGGAATGGGTGTAAACTTTGCTCTTTTTAGCGAACATGCTGAAAAGGTTGAGCTGTGTTTATTTGATAACTATGGGCAGAAAGAAATTGAGCGCATACAAATGCCAGAACAAACAGATCAAATATGGCATGCTTACCTTCCAGAGATACGACCTGGTCAAATCTATGGCTATAGGGTATATGGCCCATACAAACCTAATGAAGGTTTTAGATTCAATCCAAACAAACTTCTTTTAGATCCTTATGCTAAATCAATTGTTGGTGAGCTAAAATGGGACAATTCTCACTTCGGTTATAATATGGATGACCCAGATGAAGACATCTCCTTTGATGAGAAAGATAACGCTCTCTTCATGCCAAAAAGCTGCGTTATTGAACAGGCTTTTACATGGGAGCTAGATCAAAAACTTAATATTCCCTGGCATGAAACAGTTATTTATGAGATGCATGTAAAGGGCTTTTCTAAGCTTAATGCAGAGCTTCCAGAAAGCCTTCGCGGAACCTATGCTGGCCTTGGTAGTGAGCCTTCCATTACTTACTTAAAGAAGCTGGGTATAACAGCAATTGAGCTTATGCCAATTCACAGTTTTGTAGATGATTATTATCTTGTTGAAAAAGGGCTTAGAAATTACTGGGGTTACAACTCTATTGGCTTTTTTGCACCAGATATGCGCTATAGTGCAACAGGGGAGATCTCTGAGTTTAAGACAATGGTTAAGGCTCTTCATGCTGCAGGTATTGAGATCATACTTGACGTAGTCTATAATCACACAGCTGAGGGAAACCACCTTGGACCAACGTTTTGTTTTAAAGGAATAGATAACACATCCTACTATAAACTCATTGACGATAATCCCAGATACTATATGGATTATACGGGTTGTGGTAATTCCCTAAACATGGACAATCCGAGGGTTTTACAGCTTATTATGGACAGCCTTCGTTATTGGATTCTAGATATGCATGTAGATGGCTTTAGATTCGATTTAGCCGCAACCTTGGCTAGGGAGCTGCACGAAGTAAATAGATTGGGAAGTTTTTTTGATATTATCTGCCAAGATCCTATTATTTCTCAGGTTAAACTAATCGCTGAGCCTTGGGATTTAGGTGAGGGTGGCTATCAGGTAGGAAACTTTCCACCAGGGTGGGCAGAATGGAATGATAAATATAGAGATTGTATACGTAAATATTGGAAAGGTGATGGTGACCTTATTGGCGAGCTTGCCTATAGGATAACAGGTTCATCTGATTTATACGCCCTTTCAGGAAGGCATCCCGTTGCCTCAATTAACTTTATAACAGCGCACGACGGTTTTACCTTAAATGATCTTGTTAGCTACAATGAAAAACATAATGAGGCCAATCAAGAGGATAACAAAGATGGTACAGATAATAATTTGAGCTGGAACTGCGGTGCTGAAGGAAAAACAGACGACCCTGAAATATTAAAGCTCAGGGCTCGCCAGAAAAAGAATTTTCTTGCTACACTTTTTCTCTCTCAGGGAGTGCCTATGTTACTCATGGGAGATGAGGTTAATCGCACACAGGAAGGAAACAATAATGCTTACTGTCAGGATAATGAACTTACTTGGATGCACTGGGATTTTAAACTAGAAGATAAAAAACTACTAAAGTTTGTAAGAGATATAATATCCTTTCGCAAGGCTCATCCTATCCTCCACCGAATACACTTTTTTCAAGGACGCAAAATCCAGGGAACAGATATTAAAGACATTCTTTGGCTTAACCCTTCGGGAGAAGAAATGAGCACAGAAGAATGGCAACAAGCATTCGCACGTTGTCTTGGTATCTTCTTAGCAGGGTCAGATCTAACGGAAACTGACGAGAAGGGGAGACCCCTTTCAGATGATCATCTTTTAATTCTTTTAAATGCTCATTATGAACTAATTCCATTTAAAATACCATCACTTTTGAATAATGGTAGCTGGGAAGTAGTTTTTGATACCTTCGATGACAAACGAAAAGGATGCAGATATGACCCCGACAAAGAATATCCTTTAGAAAGCAGGTCTTTAGTAGTTTTATTAAATCCAAGGACAGAAGAATAG
- the fdhD gene encoding formate dehydrogenase accessory sulfurtransferase FdhD has translation MNTGITKAQLKLSKKLVTHCKTIRYDGAFSEDESFVVKEIRHKIHINGELFASAMLIPDQQKEFTYGFLFTSGIINGVDDVVNYRICENYNIYVYLKDPRPLATKYTWTITSGCGNGKILDKTYDDIKTIDSVFKISAADILYHFKVMEKESDLYSATRCAHKAYFVNTEGEVITSDDIGRHNTIDKIIGYILLNILSSDGVLISTGRLTSEMILKCIRAKIPIVVSRTAPSKFGIDLAKKSNMTLVGLTNRNSFTIFHDPGRIR, from the coding sequence ATGAATACAGGAATTACAAAAGCGCAATTGAAATTATCAAAAAAATTAGTTACTCACTGTAAAACAATTAGATATGACGGCGCATTTTCTGAAGATGAATCCTTTGTTGTCAAAGAGATAAGACATAAAATTCATATAAATGGAGAGCTTTTTGCATCTGCTATGCTTATTCCTGATCAGCAAAAGGAATTTACCTATGGCTTCTTATTTACTTCTGGGATAATAAATGGTGTAGACGATGTTGTTAATTATAGAATATGCGAAAATTACAATATATATGTTTACCTAAAAGATCCAAGACCCCTTGCTACCAAATACACTTGGACCATTACATCAGGCTGTGGCAACGGTAAAATTTTGGATAAAACATATGATGATATCAAAACAATTGATTCAGTATTTAAAATTAGTGCAGCCGATATTTTATATCATTTTAAGGTTATGGAAAAAGAATCTGATTTATATAGTGCAACTAGATGTGCCCATAAGGCTTATTTCGTAAATACTGAAGGGGAGGTTATTACATCAGATGATATAGGAAGGCATAATACAATAGATAAAATTATAGGTTATATTCTTTTAAACATCTTATCAAGTGATGGTGTTTTGATTTCAACTGGGAGATTAACCTCAGAAATGATACTGAAATGTATTCGTGCAAAGATTCCAATCGTTGTTTCACGCACAGCACCATCCAAGTTTGGAATAGATTTAGCTAAAAAATCAAACATGACACTAGTCGGATTAACTAATAGAAATAGTTTTACAATATTCCATGATCCTGGAAGAATTAGATGA
- a CDS encoding formate dehydrogenase subunit gamma has product MKKLIIGFILFFFIITTTGIATESKKPQIIRSYGAISSSEYYKDINKVYTGDWQKYGQTFTILQEKYFKNIYSLIIIATPLAFLLHFLVFGAFKFAHSDEKIPWYSLLERVIHWIAAVTFVVMLLSGLSIIYGSLFGGGTFVRFLRYTHGIIAVVFTIDALILFILWVKNAIPKIYDIKWFLVMGGYLSKSQKIIKADKFNAGQKVWFWLATIGGIVMAVTGYTMYFFAGTTDMLRISAIIHIFLGVALLAMFIVHIYMSVFAIKGSLKSMLYGYKDAEEVKVLHSAHYKKLRNEKYI; this is encoded by the coding sequence ATGAAAAAGTTAATTATTGGTTTTATTTTGTTTTTTTTCATAATTACTACCACCGGGATAGCTACAGAAAGTAAGAAACCTCAGATTATCCGTTCTTATGGAGCAATTTCATCCTCTGAATACTATAAAGATATTAATAAAGTTTATACCGGTGACTGGCAAAAATATGGACAAACTTTTACAATTTTACAAGAGAAATATTTTAAAAACATTTATTCTTTAATAATTATAGCCACACCTCTGGCTTTTCTGCTTCATTTTTTAGTATTCGGTGCGTTCAAATTTGCACATAGTGATGAAAAAATACCATGGTATAGTCTTTTAGAAAGGGTAATCCACTGGATAGCTGCAGTAACTTTTGTGGTTATGCTTTTATCGGGGCTTAGTATTATCTACGGAAGCCTTTTTGGCGGTGGAACTTTCGTTAGATTTTTACGATATACTCATGGTATTATTGCCGTAGTTTTCACTATTGATGCTTTAATTCTTTTTATCTTATGGGTTAAAAATGCTATACCTAAAATTTACGATATAAAATGGTTTCTTGTCATGGGTGGATATCTGAGTAAATCCCAAAAAATTATAAAGGCAGATAAGTTTAATGCTGGCCAAAAGGTATGGTTTTGGCTTGCAACAATCGGTGGAATTGTTATGGCTGTTACTGGTTATACTATGTATTTTTTTGCGGGAACAACAGATATGCTGCGAATTTCTGCAATAATACATATTTTTCTTGGTGTGGCACTACTTGCCATGTTTATCGTGCATATATACATGAGTGTATTTGCAATTAAGGGCTCTCTCAAAAGCATGCTTTACGGGTATAAAGATGCTGAAGAGGTAAAAGTTCTTCATAGTGCGCATTATAAAAAGCTTAGAAATGAAAAATATATATAA